The following are encoded together in the Zingiber officinale cultivar Zhangliang chromosome 8A, Zo_v1.1, whole genome shotgun sequence genome:
- the LOC122011263 gene encoding AP2/ERF and B3 domain-containing protein Os05g0549800-like: MDASWVEEASIGSLRFCIAGVNALHRMGSVVLDLVPKEGGGGGGMEVETRKLQSSKYKGVVPQPNGRWGAQIYERHQRVWLGTFETEAEAARAYDVAAQRFRGREAATNFGTLAETEEEEEAARSFLGAHSKAEIVDMLRKHTYLDELEQCKRGRGAALLGKRKTPAGICRQSSSPREMLFEKIVTPSDVGKLNRLVIPKQHAEKHFPLRIDGGSGGKGVLLHLEDADGKMWRFRYSYWHSSQSYVLTKGWSRFVKEKQLRAGDVVSFWRSGPENQLYVMCQRSVSIGVVGSDT; encoded by the exons ATGGATGCAAGCTGGGTCGAAGAGGCATCGATCGGCTCTCTGCGATTTTGTATCGCCGGCGTCAACGCTCTGCACAGAATGGGCAGCGTGGTGCTCGACCTTGTTCCGAAAGaaggaggcggaggcggaggcatGGAGGTGGAGACGAGGAAGCTCCAGTCGTCCAAGTACAAAGGCGTGGTCCCGCAGCCCAACGGCCGGTGGGGCGCGCAGATCTACGAGAGGCACCAGCGCGTGTGGCTCGGCACGTTCGAGACAGAGGCCGAGGCGGCGCGGGCCTACGACGTGGCCGCGCAGCGCTTCCGCGGCCGAGAGGCGGCTACTAACTTCGGGACGCTGGCGGAgaccgaggaggaggaggaggcggcgcgGTCCTTCCTCGGCGCCCACTCGAAGGCCGAGATAGTGGACATGCTGCGTAAGCACACGTATCTCGACGAGCTGGAACAGTGCAAGCGCGGGCGCGGGGCGGCGCTGCTCGGGAAGAGGAAGACCCCAGCCGGCATCTGCCGGCAGTCGTCGTCCCCCAGGGAGATGCTATTCGAGAAGATCGTGACGCCGAGCGACGTAGGGAAGCTGAACCGGCTGGTGATTCCCAAGCAGCACGCGGAGAAGCACTTCCCATTAAGAATCGACGGCGGCAGCGGCGGCAAGGGGGTGCTGCTGCACTTAGAGGACGCCGACGGGAAGATGTGGCGGTTCAGGTACTCCTACTGGCACAGCAGCCAGAGCTACGTGCTGACGAAGGGCTGGAGCCGGTTCGTGAAGGAGAAGCAGCTCAGAGCAGGGGACGTCGTCAGCTTCTGGAGGTCCGGGCCGGAGAATCAGCTCTACGTCATGTG TCAGAGATCTGTGTCGATCGGGGTGGTTGGTAGCGACACTTAG
- the LOC122010277 gene encoding senescence-associated protein OSA15, chloroplastic-like isoform X2, giving the protein MAGKISCRMTVIDQSGFISSFSNVSHYTGSTPLRKTIAFKKLCYGQFMSARSCSSYEDFGCMSLYAYIYPRGHMVFRCSANTSNSEAKKCIRNSEDPSRDHFEGGQDRGFTCHAGLGLAEACRFVYNDAKYVNERARNDIILLSRGITRLNDRARQDAAVLGLGFLKLDARAREDTGKIDLGVKEKAARLKHLATILKDRAKSDLKRAADQHWSDGALEADLRRADFIFRRRAMEDAYMALKFIRNIHDMMANKLYQFPSNERSFSLKDRMGFITLEKNGKALDLFADEVTTDRMHAIQEAYWTMASALSEADGIDYTDPEELELLVATLIDLDAMDGKSSVSLLAECSSSPDVNTRKALANALATAPSMWILGNAGMGALQRLAQDINPAVAAAASKAINELRQQWKLEEGDSLRFVMNELSQEENGEDDDDVQEN; this is encoded by the exons ATGGCTGGCAAGATTTCTTGCAGAATGACAGTTATTGACCAAAGTGGATTTATAAGCTCATTCTCAAATGTATCACATTATACCGGATCAACACCTTTGAGAAAGACCATTGCCTTTAAGAAACTATGTTATGGGCAATTTATGAGTGCTAGGTCCTGTTCATCCTATGAAGACTTTGGGTGCATGAGTCTATATGCTTATATATATCCCAGAGGCCACATGGTCTTTCGTTGTTCCGCTAATACTAGTAATAGTGAGGCCAAGAAATGCATAAGGAATTCTGAAGATCCTTCTAG AGATCACTTTGAAGGTGGGCAAGATAGAGGATTCACTTGCCATGCTGGTTTAGGACTAGCTGAAGCTTGCAGATTTGTTTACAATGatgcaaaatatgtgaatgaaAGGGCGCGGAATGACATTATCTTACTTTCACG TGGCATAACAAGACTAAATGATCGGGCACGGCAAGATGCTGCTGTTCTTGGACTTGGATTTCTTAAGCTTGATG CTCGTGCAAGGGAGGACACAGGGAAGATTGACCTTGGTGTCAAGGAAAAGGCTGCTCGGTTGAAGCATTTAGCCACT ATCTTGAAGGACAGGGCTAAATCTGATCTGAAGAGAGCAGCAGATCAGCATTGGAGTGATGGGGCCTTAGAG GCCGACTTACGACGAGCCGACTTCATATTTAGACGCCGTGCTATGGAAGATGCATATATGGCATTGAAG TTTATAAGAAACATTCATGACATGATGGCAAACAAATTGTACCAATT TCCTTCAAATGAAAGGTCTTTCTCTCTCAAAGATAGAATGGGATTCATTACACTCGAAAAGAATGGGAAAGCTCTTGATCTATTTGCAGATGAGGTCACAACAGACCGTATGCATGCCATTCAG GAAGCTTATTGGACTATGGCATCTGCCTTATCTGAGGCTGATGGTATTGATTACACCGACCCTGAGGAG CTTGAACTACTAGTTGCAACGCTTATCGATCTTGATGCAATGGATGGTAAAAGTAGTGTCTCCCTGTTGGCTGAGTGTTCTAGCTCCCCAGATGTTAATACAAG GAAAGCGCTTGCGAACGCCTTGGCAACTGCTCCATCCATGTGGATTCTGGGTAATGCCGGCATGGGGGCACTGCAA AGATTGGCACAGGACATCAACCCTGCTGTTGCGGCGGCTGCTTCCAAAGCTATTAATGAACTGAGGCAGCAGTGGAAGCTCGAAGAAGGTGACAGTCTAAGGTTCGTGATGAATGAACTCTCTCAGGAAGAGAATGGAGAAGACGACGACGATGTCCAGGAAAACTAA
- the LOC122012895 gene encoding uncharacterized protein LOC122012895 translates to MVTSAETSPRPPDPAPVPAPAAREATPPRPQAPASLLPTPSLPILKSWGSRRVLPCVSVNGKGEIAGGGRRKTAEHDEEKTGRRRTVVEDDGGDDDPRIEEVREKLLLHLREAADRMNLVSFLPVDGIGGREPVPVPEPAAIAEHPAADASEEPAAPRWNLRTRRRAPRSPTGNHQYLTGSLPVTRENKAVRLRSEDQEQPKRLKFSVSLTKEEIDEDLYSMTGSRARRRPRRRPRAIQKQLDSLFPGSWLSEITADSYKVPDEK, encoded by the exons ATGGTCACCTCTGCCGAAACATCTCCCCGTCCTCCGGATCCTGCACCGGTTCCGGCACCGGCAGCGAGGGAAGCCACGCCGCCTCGTCCTCAGGCGCCGGCTAGCCTGTTACCGACGCCCTCTCTCCCGATCTTAAAGTCATGGGGGAGCCGGCGGGTGCTCCCCTGTGTGAGTGTGAACGGAAAAGGTGAGATCGCCGGCGGCGGCCGACGGAAGACGGCCGAGCACGACGAGGAGAAAACGGGGCGACGGAGGACTGTTGTGGAGGACGATGGAGGCGACGACGACCCCCGGATCGAGGAGGTCAgagagaagctgctgcttcacctccGAGAGGCGGCGGACCGCATGAACCTGGTTTCGTTTCTCCCCGTCGACGGGATAGGCGGAAGAGAGCCCGTCCCAGTGCCGGAGCCAGCGGCGATCGCGGAGCATCCTGCAGCCGACGCGTCGGAGGAGCCAGCGGCGCCGCGCTGGAACCTGAGGACGCGACGCCGGGCGCCGAGGTCTCCGACGGGGAACCACCAGTACCTAACCGGGTCCCTGCCGGTAACAAGAGAGAACAAGGCGGTCCGGCTGAGGTCGGAGGACCAGGAGCAGCCGAAGCGGCTCAAGTTCTCGGTCTCGCTCACGAAAGAGGAGATCGATGAGGACCTCTACTCCATGACCGGGTCCAGGGCTCGCCGCCGACCACGGCGGCGACCGAGGGCGATCCAAAAGCAGCTCGAT TCCTTATTCCCGGGCTCGTGGCTGTCGGAGATCACCGCCGATTCCTACAAGGTACCCGATGAGAAGTAG
- the LOC122012894 gene encoding transcription factor JAMYB-like, translated as MSITEGKSLASTSKCEGMVELRRGPWTLDEDTLLIHYIACHGEGRWNLLARSSGLKRTGKSCRLRWLNYLKPDIKRGNLSPEEQLLILDLHSKWGNRWSRIAQHLPGRTDNEIKNYWRTRVQKQARQLKVDANSALFRDAVRGYWMNSATAQQLYQVPSSEDLVSGGVPLTEHNMFDEMTPRSDPVMISSGGGYCSVNKAYDVDPWNLAPMSASPATCSVSAHTTWSKNDVPDQSWWSMDELYDMLKSYMSGAESKFPLGDDSSS; from the exons ATGAGTATTACTGAAGGGAAATCACTAGCTTCTACCTCCAAATGTGAGGGGATGGTGGAGCTTAGGAGAGGGCCTTGGACGCTAGACGAGGACACTCTCCTCATCCACTACATCGCCTGCCATGGCGAAGGCCGCTGGAATCTCCTAGCTAGGTCCTCTG gtttgaagagaacaggGAAGAGCTGTCGGCTGAGGTGGTTGAACTATCTGAAGCCTGATATAAAGAGAGGCAATCTCTCCCCTGAAGAACAACTCCTCATCCTCGACCTCCACTCGAAATGGGGAAACAG ATGGTCGAGAATCGCGCAACATCTGCCGGGGAGAACAGACAACGAGATCAAGAACTACTGGAGAACGCGCGTGCAGAAGCAGGCGCGGCAGCTCAAGGTGGACGCCAACAGCGCGCTGTTCCGCGACGCGGTGCGCGGCTACTGGATGAACTCTGCCACCGCCCAGCAATTATACCAAGTCCCCTCGTCGGAAGACCTGGTCTCCGGCGGTGTTCCGCTCACAGAGCACAACATGTTCGACGAAATGACACCTCGGTCTGACCCAGTCATGATTTCTAGTGGAGGAGGCTACTGCTCCGTGAACAAAGCCTACGATGTAGACCCATGGAATTTAGCGCCCATGTCTGCATCACCGGCCACCTGTTCCGTCTCGGCACACACTACTTGGAGCAAAAACGACGTTCCTGATCAAAGCTGGTGGAGCATGGACGAGTTGTACGACATGTTAAAAAGCTATATGAGTGGAGCAGAATCTAAATTTCCTTTGGGCGATGATAGTTCTAGCTAG
- the LOC122010277 gene encoding senescence-associated protein OSA15, chloroplastic-like isoform X1 has translation MAGKISCRMTVIDQSGFISSFSNVSHYTGSTPLRKTIAFKKLCYGQFMSARSCSSYEDFGCMSLYAYIYPRGHMVFRCSANTSNSEAKKCIRNSEDPSRDHFEGGQDRGFTCHAGLGLAEACRFVYNDAKYVNERARNDIILLSRGITRLNDRARQDAAVLGLGFLKLDARAREDTGKIDLGVKEKAARLKHLATILKDRAKSDLKRAADQHWSDGALEADLRRADFIFRRRAMEDAYMALKVEDVLLLFFQHHCGFIRNIHDMMANKLYQFPSNERSFSLKDRMGFITLEKNGKALDLFADEVTTDRMHAIQEAYWTMASALSEADGIDYTDPEELELLVATLIDLDAMDGKSSVSLLAECSSSPDVNTRKALANALATAPSMWILGNAGMGALQRLAQDINPAVAAAASKAINELRQQWKLEEGDSLRFVMNELSQEENGEDDDDVQEN, from the exons ATGGCTGGCAAGATTTCTTGCAGAATGACAGTTATTGACCAAAGTGGATTTATAAGCTCATTCTCAAATGTATCACATTATACCGGATCAACACCTTTGAGAAAGACCATTGCCTTTAAGAAACTATGTTATGGGCAATTTATGAGTGCTAGGTCCTGTTCATCCTATGAAGACTTTGGGTGCATGAGTCTATATGCTTATATATATCCCAGAGGCCACATGGTCTTTCGTTGTTCCGCTAATACTAGTAATAGTGAGGCCAAGAAATGCATAAGGAATTCTGAAGATCCTTCTAG AGATCACTTTGAAGGTGGGCAAGATAGAGGATTCACTTGCCATGCTGGTTTAGGACTAGCTGAAGCTTGCAGATTTGTTTACAATGatgcaaaatatgtgaatgaaAGGGCGCGGAATGACATTATCTTACTTTCACG TGGCATAACAAGACTAAATGATCGGGCACGGCAAGATGCTGCTGTTCTTGGACTTGGATTTCTTAAGCTTGATG CTCGTGCAAGGGAGGACACAGGGAAGATTGACCTTGGTGTCAAGGAAAAGGCTGCTCGGTTGAAGCATTTAGCCACT ATCTTGAAGGACAGGGCTAAATCTGATCTGAAGAGAGCAGCAGATCAGCATTGGAGTGATGGGGCCTTAGAG GCCGACTTACGACGAGCCGACTTCATATTTAGACGCCGTGCTATGGAAGATGCATATATGGCATTGAAGGTAGAAGATGTACTTCTGCTTTTTTTCCAACATCATTGTGGT TTTATAAGAAACATTCATGACATGATGGCAAACAAATTGTACCAATT TCCTTCAAATGAAAGGTCTTTCTCTCTCAAAGATAGAATGGGATTCATTACACTCGAAAAGAATGGGAAAGCTCTTGATCTATTTGCAGATGAGGTCACAACAGACCGTATGCATGCCATTCAG GAAGCTTATTGGACTATGGCATCTGCCTTATCTGAGGCTGATGGTATTGATTACACCGACCCTGAGGAG CTTGAACTACTAGTTGCAACGCTTATCGATCTTGATGCAATGGATGGTAAAAGTAGTGTCTCCCTGTTGGCTGAGTGTTCTAGCTCCCCAGATGTTAATACAAG GAAAGCGCTTGCGAACGCCTTGGCAACTGCTCCATCCATGTGGATTCTGGGTAATGCCGGCATGGGGGCACTGCAA AGATTGGCACAGGACATCAACCCTGCTGTTGCGGCGGCTGCTTCCAAAGCTATTAATGAACTGAGGCAGCAGTGGAAGCTCGAAGAAGGTGACAGTCTAAGGTTCGTGATGAATGAACTCTCTCAGGAAGAGAATGGAGAAGACGACGACGATGTCCAGGAAAACTAA